The following proteins come from a genomic window of Galactobacillus timonensis:
- a CDS encoding leucine-rich repeat domain-containing protein, producing the protein MDNKDFVIDRSGCLKEYNGDSDTVIIPEGVISIGSDVFQNCENEHIKKIVFPASLKKIPDGLLEGYNSIQEVIIQEGTEIIGRGAFSDTIIEQIQLPETVTTVMPGAFQLCEKLREIHLPRHLQKIGADAFSGCIALKTIVIPDGVKKIEADTFSFSGLESINLPDSLDEIGSGAFSYCHDLKKITGPALDSLKIGQDAFQKCDGLTGESGVLMQGKRVLTSDTKKDKIVIPDGCESVDANAFEDCRGEIEMSIHCPRWKTSGEAKTYASAYSIIGIDGAMISFRDQTGKVIARIILAIKDETEPKSCAFILAIRSNKNGGFDFAGYDSMFTVISKPENKLRMAAVRMQYPYMLSDEFRNLYLSYLKRYSVKAGMLAIERKDISLLGFLCDLAIFNEKAAEQLTTYASEHEMLEVTAMLLDYKKEHFKTSSMPSLGKMDDKSSKRSMKVSDWRKIYDFKYKNGCVLITGYHGNDSVVTFPEKIGDKYVIGIGNYASYSFYVDSSVSKIIVPGWFSILEPYSLGHIYHTVEIDIQEGITELNLDAFLPDEHSEGFTVKLPESLSHPTGNFGEFKETNWQLIADSPAEKYFKEHHYRYSLTKPYTPEENIKKAEEIRKKIAVAQSAASPKHVDPWKKPKAGTHLISRYHGNEENVVFPEQVGGIKINGIAGTAGSAPEYYKHIRTITIPEGYQTIGAKAFSGCENLEYITLPTTIREIGSQAFEGCTHLKELYLAKEISFSGHNTFNGAVINTLVLESPEKKYPSKLFAGAKVTNLLALGNLKSNVRLFDTPPEGIYTNGSFVIYDMHNYKGWYKKKFHTVSDFDASIITDPQLKQRIAQEQKTSQAAANINSVKAETVNSIVFSDSHFFVMEFLEMDKKDREMISLVESRISSAGGIIENRFGKDVDYLIIPDYEFIENAITKKAMHPGKQGKHVAIIKASECLKHADDYFENLFGTDNYRSISNYEFSIYEQKIYLWKYIGKEKEIQVPDRIEGYSVFLRAAFTDNIDICKVELSEGIEEIPECAFARCTELTSIKLNEGLRRIGDNAFDYCTKMTDVSIPSTVEYIGSDVFDGCWSIRSICIPASTDSIHAPLTERDQFVSITVDPANPVYDSRENCNAVIETKTNKLIAGCRNTVIPADVISIGESAFKSCSIQKIEIPEGVIEIGEGAFYGCSSLENISLPSSIRVIHPAAFLASGVKNIVLPEGMTDFDARAFRGCSKLTEITIPDSLKKIDNLNVLADTYNYGGTIVKKVYGSKNSIAKQMADELKCEYIEIKEQPESTAAAEAN; encoded by the coding sequence ATGGACAACAAAGATTTTGTAATAGATCGTTCAGGATGCCTGAAAGAATATAACGGTGATAGTGATACTGTAATTATTCCTGAAGGAGTTATCTCCATTGGCTCCGATGTGTTTCAGAATTGTGAAAATGAGCATATTAAAAAAATTGTATTTCCAGCAAGCTTAAAGAAGATTCCGGATGGTCTTCTTGAAGGATATAATTCAATCCAGGAAGTGATTATCCAGGAAGGAACAGAAATAATCGGTCGTGGTGCTTTTTCCGATACCATCATTGAACAGATCCAGCTGCCGGAAACAGTAACAACTGTTATGCCCGGCGCATTCCAGCTTTGTGAAAAACTCAGAGAGATACATCTTCCCAGACATCTGCAGAAAATCGGTGCAGACGCATTTTCAGGCTGCATTGCTTTAAAAACAATCGTGATTCCAGATGGCGTTAAAAAGATTGAAGCAGACACCTTTTCTTTCAGCGGTCTGGAGTCTATCAATCTTCCAGACAGTCTTGATGAAATAGGAAGTGGTGCTTTTAGCTACTGTCATGATCTTAAGAAAATCACCGGTCCTGCGCTGGATTCCTTGAAAATAGGCCAAGATGCTTTTCAGAAATGCGATGGACTTACAGGTGAATCAGGAGTACTGATGCAGGGGAAACGGGTGCTTACCTCTGACACCAAAAAGGATAAAATTGTAATTCCTGATGGCTGTGAATCAGTCGATGCAAATGCTTTTGAAGATTGCAGAGGCGAAATTGAGATGTCAATCCATTGCCCTCGCTGGAAGACCAGTGGAGAAGCTAAAACATATGCATCTGCTTATTCCATAATTGGAATTGATGGTGCAATGATCAGTTTTCGGGATCAGACAGGAAAAGTAATTGCAAGAATCATTCTTGCAATAAAAGATGAAACAGAGCCGAAATCCTGTGCTTTTATTCTTGCAATTCGCAGCAACAAGAATGGGGGATTTGATTTTGCTGGCTATGATTCCATGTTCACTGTCATTTCAAAACCTGAAAACAAACTGCGGATGGCTGCAGTCCGCATGCAGTATCCATATATGCTTTCTGATGAATTCAGGAATCTTTATCTTTCCTATCTGAAAAGGTATTCTGTAAAGGCTGGTATGCTGGCAATTGAACGGAAAGATATATCACTGCTAGGCTTTTTATGCGATCTTGCCATATTCAATGAGAAGGCAGCGGAGCAGCTGACCACTTATGCATCAGAACATGAAATGCTGGAAGTAACTGCAATGCTGCTGGATTACAAGAAAGAGCATTTCAAGACATCCAGCATGCCATCACTTGGGAAAATGGATGATAAATCTTCTAAGCGATCAATGAAAGTATCAGACTGGAGAAAAATATATGATTTCAAATATAAAAATGGCTGTGTATTGATTACGGGTTATCACGGAAATGATTCAGTTGTCACTTTCCCTGAAAAAATCGGTGACAAGTATGTGATCGGTATCGGAAATTATGCTTCTTATTCCTTTTATGTTGACAGCAGCGTAAGCAAGATCATAGTGCCTGGATGGTTTTCTATACTTGAACCGTATTCACTTGGTCACATTTACCATACAGTTGAGATTGATATTCAGGAAGGCATAACAGAGCTGAATCTTGATGCTTTTTTACCGGATGAGCATTCAGAAGGTTTCACAGTAAAGCTTCCAGAAAGCCTTTCGCATCCAACTGGAAATTTTGGCGAATTCAAAGAAACCAACTGGCAGCTTATTGCAGACTCTCCTGCAGAGAAATATTTCAAGGAGCATCATTATCGTTATTCATTAACAAAGCCATATACACCTGAAGAGAATATAAAAAAAGCTGAAGAAATCAGAAAAAAGATTGCTGTGGCACAAAGCGCTGCATCTCCAAAACACGTTGACCCCTGGAAGAAGCCGAAAGCAGGCACACATCTTATCTCAAGGTATCATGGAAATGAGGAAAATGTTGTATTCCCTGAACAGGTAGGCGGCATAAAGATCAATGGCATTGCAGGTACAGCAGGCAGTGCTCCTGAGTACTATAAGCATATCAGGACCATAACAATCCCGGAAGGATATCAAACAATCGGAGCCAAAGCATTCTCAGGCTGTGAGAATCTTGAATACATAACGCTTCCTACAACAATTCGGGAAATAGGATCACAGGCTTTTGAAGGATGCACGCATTTAAAAGAATTATATCTAGCAAAAGAAATATCCTTTTCAGGTCATAATACATTTAACGGAGCTGTAATCAATACATTGGTTCTGGAATCACCAGAGAAAAAGTATCCATCCAAGTTGTTTGCAGGCGCCAAAGTAACAAATCTTCTTGCTCTGGGCAACCTGAAAAGCAATGTAAGATTATTTGATACTCCTCCTGAAGGAATTTATACAAATGGGAGCTTTGTTATATATGATATGCATAATTACAAGGGATGGTATAAAAAGAAGTTCCATACTGTCTCTGACTTTGATGCAAGTATAATTACTGATCCGCAGCTGAAACAGAGAATTGCACAGGAACAGAAAACCAGTCAAGCTGCAGCCAATATAAATTCCGTCAAAGCGGAAACTGTTAATTCCATTGTGTTTTCAGACAGTCATTTCTTCGTCATGGAATTTCTGGAAATGGATAAAAAAGACAGGGAAATGATTTCACTTGTTGAAAGCAGAATAAGCAGTGCAGGAGGAATAATTGAAAACAGATTTGGAAAAGATGTTGATTATCTGATTATTCCGGATTATGAATTCATAGAAAACGCCATTACAAAAAAGGCAATGCATCCAGGAAAGCAAGGAAAACATGTTGCTATTATCAAGGCTTCAGAATGTCTGAAACATGCGGATGACTATTTTGAAAATCTTTTCGGTACAGATAATTACAGAAGTATTTCGAATTATGAATTCTCTATCTATGAACAAAAGATCTATCTTTGGAAATACATCGGCAAAGAAAAAGAAATTCAGGTTCCGGACAGAATTGAAGGATATTCTGTTTTCCTACGAGCTGCTTTTACAGACAACATAGATATCTGCAAAGTTGAATTATCTGAAGGAATAGAAGAAATTCCTGAATGTGCATTTGCAAGGTGCACGGAATTAACATCGATAAAGCTGAATGAAGGGCTGCGCAGAATTGGTGATAATGCATTTGATTACTGCACAAAGATGACAGATGTCAGTATTCCTTCAACTGTTGAATATATCGGTTCGGATGTTTTTGATGGATGCTGGTCAATCCGTAGTATCTGCATTCCTGCAAGTACAGATAGTATTCATGCACCATTAACGGAAAGAGATCAGTTTGTAAGTATCACTGTAGATCCTGCCAATCCGGTGTATGATTCCAGAGAGAACTGCAATGCGGTAATCGAAACAAAAACAAATAAGCTGATTGCCGGATGCAGAAATACCGTGATTCCTGCAGATGTTATCTCTATTGGAGAAAGTGCTTTTAAGTCCTGTTCCATCCAGAAAATTGAAATTCCGGAAGGAGTGATTGAAATTGGAGAAGGAGCATTCTATGGATGCAGTAGTCTTGAAAATATTTCTCTCCCAAGTTCAATAAGAGTAATACATCCTGCTGCTTTTTTGGCAAGTGGAGTTAAAAACATTGTTCTTCCTGAAGGTATGACGGATTTTGATGCACGGGCTTTCAGAGGATGCAGTAAATTAACAGAAATAACAATTCCAGACAGTCTGAAAAAGATAGATAATCTCAACGTTCTTGCCGATACATATAACTATGGTGGTACTATTGTAAAAAAGGTATATGGCAGCAAAAACTCCATTGCTAAGCAAATGGCGGATGAACTTAAATGCGAGTATATTGAAATAAAAGAGCAGCCTGAATCAACTGCTGCAGCTGAAGCAAATTGA
- a CDS encoding ATP-binding protein: MNIKQAKQEIKNAMKAYFTKDEFGEYVIPIEKQRPVFLMGPPGVGKTAIMEQIASELGVGLVSYSMTHHTRQSALGLPFIVKKNYNGKEYSVSEYTMSEIIASVYGMMEDTGMKEGILFLDEINCVSETLAPAMLEFLQYKVFGRHRVPDGWIVVTAGNPPEYNNSVREYDIVTWDRLKRIDVEPDYGVWKEYAYKKGIHPSITSYLDIKKQNFYKIETTIDGKTFVTARGWSDLSDMMKLYEKNNIPVNEDLIKQYLQNPKIAKDFAIYYDLFIKYRSDYQVDKIMEGKASDEIKQRAENAPFDERLSLLGLLIDAVSSRARNVYYTEQSQLEVMHQMMDAKQDLARNIDAAEVLEKRIGVIKKKLETAKRASSLSTDQQHAYHSAVASLSAIKEQLVKDKPSNSSEAFKLIKKEYSKGNKELKAEADQCGKALSNVFHFVEEVFKGGQEMLILVTELTANYYTADYISHFGCKEYFEHNKDLLFYDRQKEIISQLDQLELK, translated from the coding sequence ATGAACATCAAGCAGGCCAAACAGGAAATCAAGAATGCAATGAAGGCGTATTTTACAAAGGATGAATTCGGAGAATATGTCATTCCGATTGAAAAGCAGCGTCCGGTATTTCTGATGGGTCCGCCTGGTGTTGGAAAGACTGCCATTATGGAACAGATTGCTTCTGAACTTGGTGTTGGTCTTGTTTCTTATTCCATGACGCATCATACAAGACAAAGTGCACTTGGTCTTCCTTTCATTGTAAAGAAGAACTACAACGGCAAAGAATACAGTGTCAGTGAATACACTATGAGTGAAATTATTGCCAGCGTCTATGGCATGATGGAAGACACGGGAATGAAAGAAGGCATTCTTTTCCTGGATGAAATCAACTGCGTCTCAGAAACGCTTGCTCCGGCAATGCTGGAGTTCCTGCAGTACAAAGTCTTTGGGAGGCACCGTGTGCCGGATGGATGGATTGTAGTAACAGCCGGAAACCCGCCTGAATACAACAACTCTGTCCGTGAATATGACATTGTCACATGGGATCGTCTGAAAAGAATTGATGTAGAACCGGATTACGGGGTATGGAAGGAATATGCCTATAAGAAAGGAATTCATCCTTCCATTACGTCCTATCTGGATATCAAAAAGCAGAATTTCTATAAAATAGAGACAACCATAGATGGAAAGACTTTTGTAACCGCAAGAGGCTGGTCAGATCTTTCAGATATGATGAAGCTTTACGAGAAAAACAATATTCCTGTCAATGAGGATCTGATCAAGCAGTATCTTCAGAATCCCAAGATTGCCAAGGATTTTGCCATCTACTATGACTTGTTCATCAAATACAGGTCCGATTATCAGGTAGATAAGATCATGGAAGGAAAGGCTTCTGATGAGATCAAGCAGCGTGCAGAAAATGCACCGTTTGATGAAAGACTGTCTCTGCTTGGACTGCTGATTGATGCAGTATCATCTCGAGCAAGAAATGTCTATTACACAGAGCAGAGCCAGCTGGAGGTAATGCATCAGATGATGGATGCCAAGCAGGATCTTGCCAGAAACATCGATGCAGCAGAGGTGCTTGAAAAGCGCATTGGTGTCATTAAGAAAAAGCTTGAGACAGCAAAAAGGGCATCTTCCTTATCCACAGATCAGCAGCATGCTTATCACAGTGCCGTGGCGTCATTGTCTGCAATTAAAGAGCAGTTGGTCAAAGATAAGCCGTCTAATAGTTCTGAAGCATTCAAACTGATCAAGAAAGAATACAGCAAAGGAAATAAGGAATTGAAAGCAGAAGCAGATCAATGCGGGAAAGCATTATCCAATGTGTTCCACTTTGTAGAAGAAGTATTCAAGGGTGGGCAGGAGATGCTTATTCTGGTAACAGAACTTACAGCAAATTACTATACTGCTGATTACATCAGCCACTTTGGATGCAAGGAATACTTTGAGCATAATAAAGATCTTCTGTTCTATGACAGGCAGAAAGAAATCATCAGCCAGCTGGATCAGCTGGAACTTAAATAG
- a CDS encoding VWA-like domain-containing protein has translation MEIKSEDKINQIRSLAAEVLKLSRNTLLVNLRFLDMALSQFEFKEYPGTLCTDGHYFIYDPRYVLRIFRKEKEAVNRDYLHMVFHCIFRHMYVHTLINQPLWNFSCDIAVENIINGLSLSSTRSSRQMKQESYLNQLRKKVKYMTAEVIYAYFLDQNYDDAYAQKYAPLFQADDHLIWYMSDEKKIEITGGGGNRSVSGNSSSSGKNSHGKRETSYFSNLRQEEEWKKISERMQTDMETFQKERMQGSESYDLVQNLKEVNREKYDYTSFLKKFAVCGEVMKLDPDEFDYIFYTYGMKMYGNMPLIEPLEYREVKRIREFVIAIDTSGSTSGDLVQAFVQKTYNILKSTESFFSKINIHIIQCDAEITEDAKITSQEEFDQYLKTMKLHGMGGTDFRPVFAYVNQLVAENEFSNLKGLIYFTDGYGWYPESKPDYETAFVFLNEGIDDVEVPDWAIKLVLRPDELKERNRII, from the coding sequence ATGGAAATAAAAAGCGAAGATAAAATCAATCAGATCAGATCTCTGGCAGCAGAAGTTTTAAAGCTGTCCAGGAACACTCTTTTAGTGAATCTTCGCTTTCTGGATATGGCATTAAGCCAGTTTGAATTTAAAGAATATCCCGGAACGTTATGCACAGATGGTCATTACTTTATTTATGATCCACGCTATGTCCTCAGAATATTCAGAAAAGAGAAAGAAGCAGTCAATCGGGATTATCTGCATATGGTTTTTCATTGCATATTCCGGCACATGTATGTGCATACATTGATCAATCAGCCATTGTGGAATTTTTCCTGTGACATTGCAGTAGAAAATATCATCAATGGTCTTTCTTTATCAAGCACACGTTCTTCACGTCAGATGAAGCAGGAATCCTATCTGAATCAGCTTCGTAAAAAAGTGAAGTACATGACTGCAGAAGTGATCTACGCCTATTTTCTTGATCAGAACTATGATGATGCTTATGCCCAAAAATATGCACCTCTCTTTCAGGCAGATGATCATCTGATCTGGTACATGAGTGACGAAAAGAAAATAGAAATAACAGGAGGCGGAGGCAATAGAAGTGTATCCGGAAACAGCAGCAGTTCCGGAAAGAATTCTCACGGGAAAAGAGAAACATCATATTTTTCCAATCTCAGGCAGGAAGAGGAATGGAAGAAAATCTCTGAAAGAATGCAGACGGATATGGAAACCTTTCAGAAGGAAAGAATGCAGGGATCAGAATCCTATGATCTTGTGCAGAACCTCAAAGAAGTAAACCGTGAAAAATATGATTACACTTCTTTTCTAAAAAAGTTTGCAGTGTGCGGGGAAGTAATGAAGCTTGATCCGGATGAGTTTGATTACATCTTCTATACCTATGGTATGAAGATGTATGGGAACATGCCATTGATTGAACCGCTTGAGTATCGTGAAGTAAAGCGTATCCGTGAATTTGTCATAGCCATTGATACCTCAGGATCAACCTCAGGAGATCTTGTGCAGGCTTTCGTGCAGAAGACATACAATATTCTCAAAAGCACCGAGAGCTTCTTCTCTAAAATCAATATTCATATCATCCAGTGCGATGCAGAGATCACGGAAGACGCAAAGATTACATCACAGGAAGAATTTGATCAGTACTTGAAAACTATGAAGCTCCATGGAATGGGTGGAACAGATTTCAGACCGGTATTCGCTTATGTTAATCAACTTGTTGCAGAAAATGAATTCTCTAATCTCAAAGGACTGATTTATTTTACAGATGGATATGGATGGTATCCGGAATCCAAGCCGGATTATGAAACAGCATTCGTATTTTTGAATGAAGGAATTGATGATGTTGAAGTTCCGGACTGGGCAATCAAGCTTGTATTAAGACCGGATGAATTAAAGGAAAGGAACAGAATCATATGA